The proteins below come from a single Hirundo rustica isolate bHirRus1 chromosome 6, bHirRus1.pri.v3, whole genome shotgun sequence genomic window:
- the WDR89 gene encoding WD repeat-containing protein 89, which translates to MTAVEKVEEQLAALRIARRCAPGQEPSYLLDIDTSAPARPGSGRFVAVCCSDASLRVYDGETLRFLREYRGRPGALGGVRFARARDSVVFSACGQGAVRCWDVRSASQKPVQVFSGYPSNVFISFDVSCSDLIVCAGTEKVEKDTFLVFWDARGLTDCAGAAKEPLGVYSESHNDDITKIRFHPTQPNLVVSGSTDGLVNVFDINEDNEDDALIATCNSDSSVSSLGWSGGDYKQVYCVTHDEGFCWWDTAQLDTEEPLTLLRVLDVRESVCAESHGLHYLVGGFYHEKAGKLFLIGGTSTGDIHLLSCSTDGLSLVGTLCGGHSATVRSFCWSPTDESLLTGGEDAQLLLWKPGAVERSLTKKASLKISSSVQKRVRVHNTSLKSRKK; encoded by the coding sequence ATGACGGCCGTGGAGAaggtggaggagcagctggcGGCTCTGCGCATAGCCAGGCGCTGTGCGCCCGGCCAGGAGCCCTCCTACCTGCTGGACATCGACACCTCCGCGCCTGCCCGGCCCGGGAGCGGGCGCTTCGTGGCGGTTTGCTGTTCCGACGCGTCCCTCAGGGTGTACGACGGGGAGACGCTGCGATTCCTGCGGGAGTACCGCGGCCGGCCCGGGGCGCTCGGCGGGGTCCGCTTCGCGCGCGCCCGCGACAGCGTGGTGTTCTCGGCCTGTGGCCAGGGCGCGGTGAGGTGCTGGGACGTCCGCTCCGCCTCGCAGAAGCCTGTGCAGGTGTTCAGTGGTTACCCCTCCAACGTCTTCATCAGCTTCGACGTCAGCTGCAGCGACCTCATCGTTTGTGCCGGGACGGAGAAAGTCGAGAAGGACACGTTTCTGGTGTTTTGGGACGCGAGAGGCCTCACAGACTGTGCTGGTGCCGCTAAAGAACCGCTGGGAGTCTATTCTGAAAGTCACAATGATGACATCACCAAGATCCGTTTTCATCCTACCCAACCCAATTTGGTGGTGTCGGGGTCCACCGATGGCTTGGTGAACGTGTTTGACATCAACGAGGATAACGAAGACGACGCTTTGATAGCAACTTGCAATTCAGATTCGTCAGTGAGTTCTCTGGGCTGGTCCGGGGGAGATTACAAGCAGGTCTATTGCGTGACACACGACGAAGGCTTCTGCTGGTGGGACACGGCCCAGCTGGACACGGAAGAGCCGCTAACCCTGCTGCGCGTTCTGGATGTCAGAGAGTCAGTCTGCGCTGAGAGCCACGGCCTGCATTACCTGGTGGGTGGCTTTTACCACGAGAAGGCAGGGAAACTCTTCCTGATTGGGGGAACCTCCACGGGAGACATCcacctgctgagctgcagcaccgATGGGCTGAGCCTGGTGGGGACCCTGTGTGGGGGACACTCGGCCACCGTCCGCTCCTTCTGCTGGAGCCCCACGGACGAGTCCCTGCTGACGGGTGGAGAGGATGCTCAGCTGTTGCTATGGAAACCCGGGGCTGTGGAGAGGTCCCTCACAAAGAAAGCGTCTCTGAAGATCTCTTCTTCCGTGCAGAAGAGAGTGAGAGTTCACAACACCTCCCTCAAAAGCAGGAAGAAGTGA